TTGCATCGAGGAATTTTTTTCCCTGCTTCAATCCGCCTTTGAGTTCAAACGTTACGACTCCACCGCCCGCACTCATCTGCCTGCGCGCGATCTCGTACTGCGGGTGCGAGAGCAGGAACGGATATTTTACCAATGAAATTTCAGGATGATGCTGGAGAAGTCCCGCGAGTTTGTGCGCGTTCTGCGAATGCCGTTCCATGCGCACATGAAGTGTTTCGAGCGATTTGGAAAGGATCCATGCATTGAAAGCAGATAACGCCGGGCCGGTTGCGCGGCAGAAGAGATAAACTTCCCTGATGAGTTCTTTTTTTCCGAGTATGGCGCCACCCAGTACGCGTCCCTGTCCGTCGATGAATTTTGTAGCGGAATGCGTAATAAGATGTGCGCCGAACTTTGCGGGTTGCTGCAGCACTGGTGTTGCAAAACAGTTATCAACATTAAAAAGAAGGTTGTGTTTTAACGCAACCTGCCCCAGGAACTCGAGATCGACAATGTCGAGGCCCGGATTCGTCGGAGTTTCCACGAAGATCATTTTCGTTTCCGGGCGGATCATGGCTTCCCACGTTTCCGGTTTGTTCACATCAAAATAAGAATAGGAAATTCCCCACTTCGGAAGATACTTTGTGATGATGGTGTGCGTGGAGCCGAAAATGGAAGAGCAGGCAAGAAGATGATCGCCGCTTTTCAGGAAAGTGAGAAAGGAAGCGAACACAGCTGACATTCCTGATGCTGTTGCAAATCCCGCTTCTGTTTCTTCGAGCGCGCAGAGTTTGTCGGTGAATTCATCCACATTCGGATTCGAAAAACGCGAATAGATATTAGCATCGTTCTCATCGGCAAAAGCAGCGCGCATCTGTTCTGCATTATCAAAAACAAAACTTGAAGTAAGATAAAGCGGAACAGAATGTTCATTTTCGGGTGAACGTTCGTTCTGGATGCGTATAGCTTTTGTTTCCGGTTTCATTTCTGAGAATTGGTTATTGGTCATTGCGAGAGGTGGCGAAGAAACACACCCAATGACAATTGACCAATAACAATATTATTTTCCATTCACTAAAACATCCCAGGTAATTTTCGCCCCGGCAAGCTGGAGCGTTCTTACCACGGAACAATATTTTTCCATTGAGAGTTGTACCGCGCGTTTTGCTTTTGCCGGTTCAATATTTCCGTCGAGTTTGAAAAGCAGGTGAACGGTTTCCCATAATGCGGGCTCTTTGCCTTTTTCACGTTCGCCATCAATTTCAATTTTAAAATCTTTTATTTCCTGTTTTTGTTTTTTGAGAATGAGAATGACATCGATGGCACTGCATCCTCCCGCAGCCATGATCAGCGACTGCATGGGGCTCAAACCATTTCCTTTTCCTCCCGTTTTTACACCGGCATCGAAGACAACTGTTTTTCCTGTCTCACTTTTTGCTTCGAAATTAAAAGCATCGTCGATGCGCTGTAAAGTAACTTTCATGGGTGGTAAAAAAGGAAAGTAAAGATAGGCGAAAAAGCCGGCAGGAATAATGCCGATCAGCAGCGATAACCGGAGGAGAAAGCGGAAAGTGATCCGATGCAAACCGATGCTTTTCCTAACTTCGCAATTCAAAACAAAACCTGACACACTATGAAAAAATTATTCTTCACACTCCCCGCACTTCTTATTCTCCTTATGACTTCCTGCGGGCCAAAAATGCATAACCCGCTCATCGGAAAATGGAAATTCGAAAATATGGCAGCTGCAAAGATCAATGTAACATCGAACGGCGATTCTTCTGCAATGGGACAAGCCGGCGATTCGCTCGCGAAAGGAATGACTACAATGGCCAATGCACTCACCGGCGTGGGCACTGCATTTGCAACCGGTTTTATGAAAGGATCCATTTATGAATTCAAGGACAACGGAATTGTTTCTGTTTCCATTCTCTTTGGAACGGACGACAGCAAATACATACTCACACCCGATAACAAAACACTTACCATGACCAAAGACGGGAAAGATGAAGTGTACACGGTGACCAAAGTGGATGATAAACAACTCGTACTCACGACGAGCGACGGAATGGAAGAAACGTTCTCAAGACAGAATTAAAATTCTAAATTCCAAAAACCAAATTCCAAATCTTGCGTGCAGGTCACTGCGAGCACAGTGAAACAGTCTTAGTGTGGGATTTGGTTTTTATTTTTTCTCAACATGAGTCTTTCTTCTTTTACATACGGAGAATTTACAACGGAAGCAGGAATAAAAATCCCTTCGCTCGAACTTGCTTATTGCACGTATGGAAAATTTATTCCGGGAAAAAGCAAAGTAGTCTGGGTGTGTCATGCACTCACCGCAAGCGCAGAATGTGCCGAATGGTGGCCCGATCTTATTGGAGAAAACAAAGCGATCAACCCGGAAGAATATTTCATCATCTGCGTGAATATTCCGTCCTCCTGTTACGGTTCATCGGGGCCCATGACAGAAAATCCGGACACTGGAAATTTATGGTACGGCGATTTTCCTGTTTTTTCCATTCGCGATATGGTGTGTTCTTTCATTGCACTCCGGAAACATTTAGGAATAGAAAAAATTCATTTACTCATTGGAGGAAGTATGGGCGGATACCAGTGCGCAGAATGGGCGATCATGGAAAATGAAGTGGTGGAACATCTCGCGCTCGTAGCTACGGGAGCGAAAGAAAGTGCGTGGGGCATTGCCATTCACACCGCGCAGCGCATCGCTATAGAAATTGATTCTTCTTTCGGAGAAAAAAATAAAGATGCCGGGGCGAAAGGACTCAAGACCGCGCGCGCTATAGGCATGCTCACGTACCGCAACTACGCGGCGTTCGTACACACGCAAAACGACGATGATCATCGCACAGAAAATTTCAGCGCCGAATCTTACATTCATTACCAGGGAGAAAAATTAGTGAAACGGTTCAATGCCTATTCCTACTGGCTGCTTACTAAAACAATGGATTCGCATAATGTGGGAAGAGACAGGGAAAGTATCAGCGCAGCGTTGAAAAAAATAAAAGCAAAAACAATCTGTATCGGCATCAGCAGCGATTTTCTTTGCCCGCTGCCGGAGCAGAAATTTCTCGCAGAAAATATTCCGGGAGCAAAATTCGCAGAGATCGATTCCCCTTTCGGGCACGATGGATTTTTAGTAGAAGGAGAAAAGATTGGGAAGATCGTAAGGGAATTTATTTCATCGTGAAAGGGTTATGAGTTACGGGTTTTGAGTTTGGACACACATCGAACTCAGAACCACCACGGCACTTATTCATCCGATCTTTACACTTGTCCTTTCTGTTCCCCATCGCATTTGAATTTCACTACTTTTGATTCCGGAATGGAAAAGGAAAAATCAGCAGCGGAAACTCCCGCACCGAAAGACGGAAAACCCAAAAAGGCGAATAAAAAATACCGCTTCATCATCCGTATTTTCTGGATCATCCTGCTCACACCGCTGGTCGGTTTCATCGGTCTTGTCATTGGCATTGCACTCTTTGCCGATCTGCCGGATATTGAACAACTCCAGAATCCGGAAAGTAATCTTGCTACTGTTGTGTATTCTGCCGATGGAAAAGAGCTCGGACGATTTTATGCAGAGAATCGTGTGAATGTAAAATTCAAAGACATCGATGGCGACGTGATCCACGCACTCATCGCAACAGAAGACGAACGTTTTTACGATCACTCCGGAATTGATCTGCGAGGACTCGGCCGTGCGGTTACAAGTTTCGGTCACGGTGGCGGTGCCTCCACCATCACGCAGCAATTGGCGAAAATGCAATTTCACCAGGAAGAAGCGCAACATGCAACGTTCTGGGAACGCGTTTACCAGAAACTGAAAGAGTGGATCATTGCCATAAAACTGGAACGGCTTTATACAAAGGAAGAGATCGTTGCATTGTATCTCAATAAATACGATTTCAATTTCAATGCAGTGGGAATAAAATCGGCGGCGAAAGTTTATTTTTCCAAATCGCAGGATTCATTGAAAGTGGAAGAAGCGGCTTTGCTCATTGGCATGTGCCAGAACCCATCACGATGGAATCCTATTTTATTTCCCGACAATGCAAAGAAGAGAAGAAATGTGGTGCTGGGACAAATGATGAAGAACGGATATCTCACGCAGGCGCAATTCGATTCGCTGAAAAATCTTCCCATTGTTATTCATTACAATCCCGAAAGCCACAACGAAGGGCTTGCTCCTTATTTCCGCGAATACCTGCGCGATAATTTTATGAAGAAATGGTGCAGCGAACACACGAAGCCCAATGGAAAAGCTTATGACCTGTACCGCGACGGATTGAAAATTTATTCTACGATTGATACGCGCATACAGGAATATGCGGAAGCCGCAGTGAGTGAACACATGAAATATTTACAGGGAGAATTTGATAAAGCGCTGAAGCAGAAAAAAAATGCGCCGTTCTCCTGGAAAGTGAAAAAAGATGAGATCGACCAGATCATGCATTCGGCCATGCTGCGGAGCGATCGGTATCACAACCTGAAAAAAGGCGGAATGAGCGATGCTGACATTGACAAAAATTTTCACACGAAAATAAGAATGTCAGTTTTTTCCTGGAACGGAGATATTGACACGACTCTGTCGCCGATGGATTCCATCCGCTATTACAAAGGATTTTTACAAACAGGATTCATGGCAATGGAACCGCAAACGGGTTACATACGAGCGTGGGTGGGAGGAATAAATTTCCGCCATTTCAAATTTGATCACGTGAAAGAATCGAAACGGCAAGTGGGTTCTACTTTCAAACCATTCGTGTACGCACTCGCCATACAGGAAGGATATTCTCCCTGCGATAAAGTTCCCTGCGTGCGCACGTGTATCACCACCGAAGACAACAAAGAATGGTGTCCCGATAATGCGGGAGGAAAAGCAGATGAGAAATACGAAGGGCAAATGATCTCGCTTCGCAAAGCCCTTGCACTTTCCATCAATTATATTTCTGCATATCTCATGAAACAATTCGGCCCGCGCGCAGTAGTTGATTTCGCAAGAAATGTGGGAATCACTTCTCCGCTCGATCCTGTTCCTTCACTTTGCCTGGGTACTGCAGATATTTCTGTTTACGAAATGGTGGGAGCGAATTCTACTTTCGTAAATAAGGGAACGTGGATAGAACCGACGTTTGTAACGCGCATCGAAGACAAGAACGGAAGAGTGCTCGAAGATTTCATTCCGAAAAGCCACGAAGCGATGAGCGAAGAAAAAGCATACATCATGATCAATCTTATGCAGGGCGTTGTTGATTTCGGAACCGGCGCACGATTGCGAAGCAAATACAAACTCATGAATCCCATTGCAGGAAAAACAGGAACCACGCAGGAAAATGCAGACGGATGGTTCATGGGACTTACGCCCGATTTGGTTGCCGGCTGCTGGGTGGGAGGAGAAGACCGCAGTATTCATTTCGATAATATGGAACAAGGACAAGGCGCAGCAATGGCGCTTCCTATATGGGGATTATTTTTTCAGAAAGTTTATGCCGATAAAAGTTTAAAAATTTCCAAAGGAGCATTTCCGCGCCCGTCAAAAAAAATTCTCATGGATCTGAATTGTTCGAAGGATGATGATACTGATATTCATGATCCGAATGTGGATACGTTGTTTGGTGAGTGAAGAGTACGAAATACGAAAATTCTACTAAAAGTTACGAAATACGAATCGGGGACAAAAATGCTAAGTGCGAATTGATGCGAAAAAGATTATATGTGTAGATTGTTTTTTCATTGGAAATATCAGGAAATGATATTGAGGAAAATTGCAGTTGTATTAAAAGACAACTCATGTGGAACACTTATTCTTTAATAACGAGCAGGGGATAAGCGGCTGGAAAAGCAGGTTAGCCGGGAATCAGAAATTTCTTTCCGGGGATTCGGCAGTTTTCATTGATAAATTCCTGTTAAATACCGGCAGAAAACACCCGCTTACCCTTCACTGGATATGTTACCGCAAGATGAGGTGTTATCATTATGATAAGTCGGGGGAATTACCATATTAGGAGACGCTGTACAGGTAAGAAATCGCAAAAACTTAATTGTCGAATCCGGTAACACGTTGTATTTTCATTAAAGAATAACAGGCGAAGAATGAAATATTTTTATTCATGTTTCTTTTTGTCAATGCTGGGAGTGAACTCAATTTCCCAGTCACTGATGAACGTTGGTATGACTGCGGTTACAAATTATCCGCTCGATACTTCAACAGATTATGTGCTTCATGTTTATGATACGAGAAATGTGGTGATCAGCGCTCCGTTTTCCGCAAACTGGTCCATAAATACAATTTTGCCGGCGACGAATGCAATTTCAAGACAATGGAAGGCATCGAGAATGGGTTCCGTTTTCGGTGTAACAATTGATAATCTCGGTAATATATTTGTTGCAAGCAGTTTTGTTTATGGCCCTACTCCAGCCGGAACAGCAGGGCCTGGTGGAATTTACAAAGTGAACGCAGCAGATGGAAGTGTGAGCGATTTCGTACTGACCGATCCGAATCCTTCAAGTTCGAGTGCAACAAAAATTCCGAATACAGGGCCCGGGCTTGGAAATATTACTTACGATAAATGGCATGATCAACTTTTCGTGACCAATTTTGAAGACGGAAAGATTTATCGCGTAAGCATGACCGGCGTTATACTGAGCAGGTTTGATCCTTTCGCACCTGATAATGGATTGGCCGGAGCCCCACCTTATGGTGATCTGCCCTGGGGTGTTGGCGTTTACAGTGACTACAACGGGGAAGCGAGAGTTTATTTTTCAGATTACACAGAAGATGAGTCAGTGACCTCTTCCGCATCTTTTCCCTTCGATAACAATTCGGTGTGGTCGGTGGCACTCGATCAGAACGGAGATTTTTCCGGAACGGAACGATTCGAGATCGCCATGCCGAATTATCTTCTCGAGTCCTATTCAAACCCGGTTTCGAGTTTGAATTTTTCTTCAGCCGGAAAAATGCTTCTCTCCGAAAGAAGCATGGAAAACATAGGATATACAAGCGCTCATCTTAGCAGAGATTTTGAATATACTTTCACGGGTGGCGCCTGGAATTTATCTGAATTTTACAACATCGGCAATTACAGCACTTACCAGGATTATCATTCCAATAGTGCAGGTGGAGCCGATTTTGCTTATCGTGATTCTGATCCATCAGATTCTCTTAATGGTTGCGAAGAATTGATCTGGACAACGGGAGATGCCTTACGATTTCAAGGTTCCAATCCCGATGGCGGTACCGATTATGTTTATGGATTAACCGGAATTCCGGAAGCCGGGAATTCCGGCTCTTCAACCGGCAGCAATTCTGTCTGCACAAGTTCTTACTACATCGATCTTGATAATGATGTCAGCGATATTCCCAAAAGTAGAATTGGCAGTTGCGCGGTTTTCCGGAATTGTATTTTCAATCCCTGTGAAAATTATTCCTGTACATTAATAAATGTGGTTACACCAAATGGCGATGCAACAAATGATAAATTCTCAATAGATTGTATTCAGTCCGACGGATGGAAGCTGGAAGTTTATGACCGCTGGGGATACCGTGTTTTTAAAAGTGATAATTACCATAACGATTGGGATTGTAAGAATCTTGTCGAAGGAGTTTACTATTATATCCTTACCACTCCCTGTGAAAAAGGCAAAACGTTTACGGGATTTTTTCACCTCATCCGGTAATTCCCGTTCCACCTCTTTCGGCTTCCACCCCATTTCCATTTCCATCCGCACTTCGTATATTCGCTCTCCCTGCGAAATAGTACCCATTCGTACATTTCGTAATTCGTAACTTTTAGTAGAATTTTCGTATTTCATACTCCATGAATAAAGTAGTTTCCAACGCCGACGAAGCCATCCGTGATATCAATGACGAGGCAACCATTATGCTCGGCGGTTTCGGCCTTTGCGGCATTCCCGAAAATTGCATTGCTGCGCTCGTGCGCAAGGGTGTGAAAAATCTCACTTGCATTTCCAACAACGCAGGAGTAGATGATTTTGGTATCGGGCTTTTGCTGCAAACGCGCCAGGTGAAAAAAATGATTTCTTCTTACGTGGGAGAGAATGCAGAATTTGAACGGCAATTGCTCAGTGGAGAACTGGAAGTGGATCTTATTCCGCAGGGAACATTGGCAACAAGAAGCATGGCTGCAAAATTCGGAATGCCTGCCGTGTGGGTGCGCGCGGGTGTGGGAACAGAAATTGCCAATGGAAAAGAAACGCGAAAACTTCCTTTCCAGGGAGAAGAACACGATTATTTACTCGAGTATGCTTTCAATGCGCAGTTTTCCATTGTGAAAGCGTGGAAGGGTGATAAATTCGGAAATCTTATTTTCAGAAAAACAGCGCGCAATTTCAATGATCCTATGACCGGTGCTGCAAAAATTACCATTGCGGAAGTGGAAGAACTCGTGGAGCCCGGCGAACTCGAACCGGCGCAGATACATGTTCCCGGAATCTACATTCAGCGTATTTTCAAAGGAGAAAAATATGAAAAAAGAATAGAGCAGAGAACCGTAAGAAAAAAGTAAATTAGCCAATTCAAAACAGAACACCGAACACTTGCAAACCGAAAACACATAATGAAACCATACATCGACTACAAAGGCGACAAGCTTTATCTCCCCCAGGAAGTAGCTGCTGATAAATTCGAAATGAATGTTCTCGAATTAAAAGGCAATCCTATTTTTCTTCTTTGTCCGCGCGTGCGTACACGTTACATGCAGGCGACCGGCGCACTCATGGAGCGCGATGGAAGTGAATTGAAATTTATTCTCGCAGGAGAAAAACTCACGCAGGCCTCTTTCCCCGTTGGCCGGTATGAAACGATCCAGCTTCGTATCGATCACAAAGCTGCGAATGCAACACCGGTGTCCATGCCTTCTTCTCCGAAAAAAGACGAGAAGGGCGATAAATAAAATTCCCAAAACCTCCATCGCACAAGATTGTCACGCTACGCTCGCAATCATCCACGCTCTTGTTTTTGGAATTTGTCTTTTCTTTTTTTGAATTTTTTCAATTATGCTTGATAAAAACGGAATAGCAAAACGCATTGCAAAAGAAGTCCGGGACGGATATTACGTGAACCTCGGAATAGGAATTCCTACGCTCG
This portion of the Bacteroidota bacterium genome encodes:
- the metX gene encoding homoserine O-acetyltransferase — protein: MSLSSFTYGEFTTEAGIKIPSLELAYCTYGKFIPGKSKVVWVCHALTASAECAEWWPDLIGENKAINPEEYFIICVNIPSSCYGSSGPMTENPDTGNLWYGDFPVFSIRDMVCSFIALRKHLGIEKIHLLIGGSMGGYQCAEWAIMENEVVEHLALVATGAKESAWGIAIHTAQRIAIEIDSSFGEKNKDAGAKGLKTARAIGMLTYRNYAAFVHTQNDDDHRTENFSAESYIHYQGEKLVKRFNAYSYWLLTKTMDSHNVGRDRESISAALKKIKAKTICIGISSDFLCPLPEQKFLAENIPGAKFAEIDSPFGHDGFLVEGEKIGKIVREFISS
- a CDS encoding CoA transferase subunit A, with the protein product MNKVVSNADEAIRDINDEATIMLGGFGLCGIPENCIAALVRKGVKNLTCISNNAGVDDFGIGLLLQTRQVKKMISSYVGENAEFERQLLSGELEVDLIPQGTLATRSMAAKFGMPAVWVRAGVGTEIANGKETRKLPFQGEEHDYLLEYAFNAQFSIVKAWKGDKFGNLIFRKTARNFNDPMTGAAKITIAEVEELVEPGELEPAQIHVPGIYIQRIFKGEKYEKRIEQRTVRKK
- a CDS encoding gliding motility-associated C-terminal domain-containing protein, which codes for MNSISQSLMNVGMTAVTNYPLDTSTDYVLHVYDTRNVVISAPFSANWSINTILPATNAISRQWKASRMGSVFGVTIDNLGNIFVASSFVYGPTPAGTAGPGGIYKVNAADGSVSDFVLTDPNPSSSSATKIPNTGPGLGNITYDKWHDQLFVTNFEDGKIYRVSMTGVILSRFDPFAPDNGLAGAPPYGDLPWGVGVYSDYNGEARVYFSDYTEDESVTSSASFPFDNNSVWSVALDQNGDFSGTERFEIAMPNYLLESYSNPVSSLNFSSAGKMLLSERSMENIGYTSAHLSRDFEYTFTGGAWNLSEFYNIGNYSTYQDYHSNSAGGADFAYRDSDPSDSLNGCEELIWTTGDALRFQGSNPDGGTDYVYGLTGIPEAGNSGSSTGSNSVCTSSYYIDLDNDVSDIPKSRIGSCAVFRNCIFNPCENYSCTLINVVTPNGDATNDKFSIDCIQSDGWKLEVYDRWGYRVFKSDNYHNDWDCKNLVEGVYYYILTTPCEKGKTFTGFFHLIR
- a CDS encoding OsmC family protein is translated as MKVTLQRIDDAFNFEAKSETGKTVVFDAGVKTGGKGNGLSPMQSLIMAAGGCSAIDVILILKKQKQEIKDFKIEIDGEREKGKEPALWETVHLLFKLDGNIEPAKAKRAVQLSMEKYCSVVRTLQLAGAKITWDVLVNGK
- a CDS encoding O-succinylhomoserine sulfhydrylase, coding for MTNNQFSEMKPETKAIRIQNERSPENEHSVPLYLTSSFVFDNAEQMRAAFADENDANIYSRFSNPNVDEFTDKLCALEETEAGFATASGMSAVFASFLTFLKSGDHLLACSSIFGSTHTIITKYLPKWGISYSYFDVNKPETWEAMIRPETKMIFVETPTNPGLDIVDLEFLGQVALKHNLLFNVDNCFATPVLQQPAKFGAHLITHSATKFIDGQGRVLGGAILGKKELIREVYLFCRATGPALSAFNAWILSKSLETLHVRMERHSQNAHKLAGLLQHHPEISLVKYPFLLSHPQYEIARRQMSAGGGVVTFELKGGLKQGKKFLDAIKMCSLTANLGDTRTTVTHPASTTHAKLSEEERLAAGITPGLVRVSAGLENITDIVSDIEQALEKSK
- a CDS encoding transglycosylase domain-containing protein — translated: MEKEKSAAETPAPKDGKPKKANKKYRFIIRIFWIILLTPLVGFIGLVIGIALFADLPDIEQLQNPESNLATVVYSADGKELGRFYAENRVNVKFKDIDGDVIHALIATEDERFYDHSGIDLRGLGRAVTSFGHGGGASTITQQLAKMQFHQEEAQHATFWERVYQKLKEWIIAIKLERLYTKEEIVALYLNKYDFNFNAVGIKSAAKVYFSKSQDSLKVEEAALLIGMCQNPSRWNPILFPDNAKKRRNVVLGQMMKNGYLTQAQFDSLKNLPIVIHYNPESHNEGLAPYFREYLRDNFMKKWCSEHTKPNGKAYDLYRDGLKIYSTIDTRIQEYAEAAVSEHMKYLQGEFDKALKQKKNAPFSWKVKKDEIDQIMHSAMLRSDRYHNLKKGGMSDADIDKNFHTKIRMSVFSWNGDIDTTLSPMDSIRYYKGFLQTGFMAMEPQTGYIRAWVGGINFRHFKFDHVKESKRQVGSTFKPFVYALAIQEGYSPCDKVPCVRTCITTEDNKEWCPDNAGGKADEKYEGQMISLRKALALSINYISAYLMKQFGPRAVVDFARNVGITSPLDPVPSLCLGTADISVYEMVGANSTFVNKGTWIEPTFVTRIEDKNGRVLEDFIPKSHEAMSEEKAYIMINLMQGVVDFGTGARLRSKYKLMNPIAGKTGTTQENADGWFMGLTPDLVAGCWVGGEDRSIHFDNMEQGQGAAMALPIWGLFFQKVYADKSLKISKGAFPRPSKKILMDLNCSKDDDTDIHDPNVDTLFGE